Proteins from a single region of Pseudopedobacter saltans DSM 12145:
- the uxuA gene encoding mannonate dehydratase: MSLIQTMRWYGPTDIVSLKDLKQAGCTGVVTALHQIPVGEIWEIKEIEERKHIIELEGLRWEVVESLPVHDDIKKRNGNYKLYINNYIESLRNLSECDIKVITYNFMPVLDWMRTDLQYKLSSGALALRFEKLAFIAFDLFLLKRPEAEKDYSPKDREKAKSLFDKLSPAEKSKLNSTCLQALPGSKENFTSEQVLGLLNEYKGIDAQILRQNLVSFLEEITPLADQLDIQLAIHPDDPPYPILGLPRIMSTQTDALYIMNKVPAKSNGFCFCSGSFGARPDNNLPEMIDKLGSRIYFTHLRSTKRDELGNFYEANHLKGDANMFEIIKRLVRLMKKENRAIPMRPDHGHQMLDDLSKNPYPGYSAIGRLKGLAELRGLELGIQKILEQ, from the coding sequence ATGAGTTTAATACAAACCATGAGGTGGTATGGTCCTACTGACATTGTATCATTAAAAGATTTAAAACAAGCTGGCTGTACAGGCGTGGTTACAGCCTTACATCAAATACCAGTTGGAGAAATCTGGGAAATAAAAGAAATTGAAGAAAGAAAACATATAATAGAATTGGAAGGGCTGCGATGGGAAGTCGTTGAAAGCCTTCCTGTCCATGACGATATTAAAAAGAGAAACGGCAATTACAAACTGTATATCAATAATTATATAGAAAGCTTAAGGAATCTTTCTGAATGTGACATTAAGGTTATTACTTACAATTTTATGCCTGTTCTCGACTGGATGCGTACAGATCTGCAATACAAACTTTCGTCAGGAGCGCTGGCTTTGAGGTTTGAAAAATTGGCCTTTATAGCTTTTGATCTGTTCCTTTTAAAAAGGCCAGAAGCAGAAAAAGATTATTCCCCGAAAGACAGAGAAAAAGCCAAATCCCTCTTCGATAAACTCTCTCCAGCCGAGAAAAGCAAATTAAATTCTACCTGTTTGCAAGCATTACCTGGCAGTAAAGAAAACTTTACCTCAGAACAGGTTTTAGGACTTCTGAACGAATATAAAGGAATAGATGCACAAATATTAAGACAGAATCTAGTTTCGTTTTTAGAAGAGATAACGCCGCTGGCAGACCAACTCGATATTCAATTAGCAATACACCCGGACGACCCTCCATATCCTATTTTAGGACTGCCGAGAATAATGTCTACACAAACAGATGCTTTATATATAATGAATAAAGTACCAGCTAAATCCAATGGTTTCTGCTTTTGCAGTGGGTCTTTTGGAGCTCGGCCAGATAATAATCTTCCAGAAATGATTGATAAACTGGGATCCAGAATATATTTCACCCATTTAAGGAGCACGAAGCGTGACGAGTTGGGGAACTTCTATGAAGCCAATCATCTGAAAGGAGACGCAAATATGTTCGAAATCATCAAGCGCCTAGTTAGACTTATGAAAAAAGAAAATAGAGCCATTCCTATGCGCCCTGATCATGGACATCAAATGCTCGATGATTTAAGTAAAAATCCATATCCTGGTTATTCCGCTATAGGCAGACTGAAAGGTCTGGCGGAATTAAGAGGACTTGAATTGGGAATCCAGAAAATTTTAGAGCAATAA
- a CDS encoding MFS transporter, which yields MSTKKVGKYRWSICALLFFATTINYLDRQVLSLTWKDFIAPEFHWTNNDYGNITALFSIFYAVSMLFAGRFVDWMDTKKGFLWAIGIWSIGAVLHAYCGIATSGIVAGKWFVGFEGAKEAIATVNDIGLILNVSVALFIFARFVLAVGEAGNFPAAIKATAEYFPKKDRALATSIFNAGATVGALAAPITIPVIAAHWGWEMSFIIIGALGFIWMGFWVFMYQKPEVHPKVSKEELAYIQQDSAENVQTEVVETKKVSFVECFKHKQTWAFAFGKFMTDGVWWFFLFWAPAYLSSVYGIKSSDVEGQLAIFVLYAITLLSIIGGWLPTYFVENKGMNPYAGRMKAMLIFAFFPLVVLFAQPLGHITYWIPVILIGIGGAAHQAWSANIFSTVGDMFPKSAIATVTGIGGMAGGIGAFIINKSSGVLFDYAGQTGMVFMGFKGEEAGYFIIFSVCAVAYLIAWVVMKSLVPKMKMVEM from the coding sequence ATGAGTACAAAAAAAGTAGGGAAATACAGGTGGTCGATATGCGCCCTTTTGTTTTTCGCAACTACAATCAACTATCTAGACAGGCAGGTTCTGTCGCTAACCTGGAAAGATTTTATTGCTCCGGAATTTCATTGGACAAATAATGACTATGGAAATATCACGGCCTTATTCTCTATTTTTTATGCCGTAAGTATGCTTTTTGCCGGTCGCTTTGTCGATTGGATGGATACCAAGAAAGGATTCTTATGGGCTATTGGTATATGGTCTATTGGAGCTGTGTTACATGCTTATTGCGGTATTGCTACATCAGGAATTGTGGCAGGAAAATGGTTCGTTGGTTTTGAAGGAGCGAAAGAAGCAATCGCTACCGTTAATGATATTGGGCTGATACTTAACGTGAGTGTAGCTTTATTTATTTTTGCACGTTTTGTATTGGCGGTTGGGGAGGCAGGAAACTTTCCTGCGGCAATTAAAGCTACCGCGGAATACTTCCCTAAAAAGGACAGAGCTTTAGCAACAAGTATTTTTAACGCAGGAGCAACTGTTGGTGCATTAGCTGCTCCAATCACAATACCGGTTATTGCTGCGCATTGGGGATGGGAAATGTCTTTTATCATCATCGGTGCTTTAGGCTTTATTTGGATGGGATTTTGGGTGTTTATGTATCAGAAGCCAGAAGTTCATCCTAAAGTTTCTAAAGAGGAGCTTGCCTATATTCAACAGGATAGTGCTGAAAATGTACAAACTGAAGTAGTAGAAACGAAGAAAGTGTCTTTTGTGGAGTGTTTTAAGCACAAACAAACCTGGGCTTTTGCATTTGGTAAGTTTATGACTGATGGGGTATGGTGGTTTTTCTTATTTTGGGCACCGGCCTATTTAAGCTCTGTTTACGGAATTAAATCATCGGATGTAGAAGGACAGTTGGCGATATTCGTTTTATATGCTATTACGCTTTTGTCTATTATTGGCGGTTGGTTGCCAACTTATTTTGTAGAGAACAAAGGAATGAATCCTTATGCTGGTCGTATGAAGGCGATGTTAATCTTTGCGTTCTTTCCATTAGTGGTTCTTTTTGCTCAGCCATTGGGGCATATTACTTATTGGATTCCCGTTATTTTAATCGGTATCGGTGGTGCAGCACATCAGGCATGGTCAGCTAATATATTCTCTACTGTAGGAGATATGTTCCCTAAATCAGCAATTGCTACGGTTACGGGAATCGGCGGTATGGCTGGGGGTATAGGTGCTTTTATTATCAATAAAAGTTCTGGAGTACTTTTCGATTATGCAGGTCAAACAGGTATGGTGTTTATGGGATTCAAAGGTGAAGAAGCAGGATATTTTATTATATTCTCTGTTTGTGCGGTGGCTTACCTGATTGCGTGGGTTGTAATGAAGTCTTTGGTGCCGAAAATGAAAATGGTTGAAATGTAA
- a CDS encoding beta/alpha barrel domain-containing protein, translating to MINKEGILDIIIEQGMLPLFYHEDKNLSLNVVNTLYDAGVRTLEYTNRGPAALENFRFLKENTKGLEGFYLGIGTIKTAKEAQDFVDAGADYIVAPTVNEEVANVANSNNLLWVPGCMTPTEISKAQTLGALLIKLFPANILGPGFMGAIRELFAGQKFIPTGGVEIEENNLKTWFKSGVCAVGMGSKMITKEILDNGDLATLKANALKALTLIKQSK from the coding sequence ATGATAAATAAAGAAGGAATACTAGATATTATTATAGAACAGGGAATGTTGCCTTTGTTCTATCATGAAGACAAAAACTTAAGTTTGAATGTTGTCAATACCCTGTATGATGCAGGAGTTAGAACCTTAGAGTATACAAACAGAGGCCCGGCTGCATTAGAAAATTTTAGATTTTTAAAGGAAAATACTAAAGGTTTAGAAGGATTTTATTTGGGTATAGGTACTATCAAGACGGCGAAAGAAGCGCAGGACTTTGTTGATGCTGGGGCTGATTATATTGTTGCACCAACAGTAAATGAAGAGGTAGCTAACGTAGCTAATTCAAACAATTTACTTTGGGTTCCAGGTTGTATGACACCTACAGAAATTAGTAAAGCACAAACTTTGGGCGCTTTATTGATTAAATTGTTTCCTGCAAATATTTTAGGTCCGGGTTTTATGGGAGCTATTAGAGAGCTTTTTGCAGGTCAAAAATTCATTCCTACCGGTGGTGTAGAAATCGAGGAGAATAATTTAAAAACCTGGTTCAAGTCGGGCGTTTGTGCAGTAGGAATGGGTAGTAAAATGATTACGAAAGAAATTCTTGATAATGGCGATTTAGCTACTTTAAAAGCAAACGCTTTGAAAGCATTAACTTTAATCAAACAATCAAAATAA
- a CDS encoding sugar kinase yields the protein MAKVLTFGELLLRISPDAEANWLKANKVSVFVGGAELNVATALAKWGVDVSYLTALPDHSLTHQILDYVNDLNIDTSRVALQGERIGTYYLHEGKDLKSSGVIYDRAYSSFYFLKPGDINWDSVLEGVTHFQFSAICPAVSLSAANVCLEAVKACKERGIFVALDLNFRALLWKYGKSPVDILPEIAEHCDLIMGNIWAAHRMLGTPLYDELIEPDTLEKYYEHSAKTSQEIIDRFSSCKMVANTFRFEAGEGISYSTTLYTKGKLYSSKKYAADKIINKVGSGDTFMGGLLFGIVNGLGNQETLEFATAAAYKKLFIPTDATSTTKEEIFETINNHDK from the coding sequence ATGGCGAAAGTATTGACATTTGGAGAGCTTCTTTTAAGAATCTCTCCAGATGCAGAAGCCAACTGGCTAAAAGCCAATAAGGTTTCTGTTTTTGTGGGCGGAGCGGAGTTGAATGTAGCGACGGCTTTAGCAAAATGGGGTGTAGACGTTTCTTATCTTACAGCCCTCCCAGATCATTCTTTAACACATCAGATTCTAGATTATGTCAACGATCTGAATATCGATACTTCTAGAGTAGCTCTACAAGGAGAAAGAATCGGTACTTATTACCTTCACGAAGGAAAAGATTTGAAAAGCTCAGGTGTTATATATGATAGAGCTTATTCTTCTTTTTATTTTCTAAAGCCAGGTGATATCAATTGGGATAGTGTTTTAGAAGGCGTTACTCATTTTCAGTTTAGTGCAATATGTCCTGCTGTTTCGTTAAGCGCTGCAAACGTTTGCCTGGAGGCTGTAAAGGCCTGTAAAGAAAGAGGAATCTTTGTTGCGCTTGATCTAAACTTTAGAGCATTACTTTGGAAATACGGAAAAAGCCCTGTAGATATACTTCCGGAAATCGCGGAACATTGCGATTTAATTATGGGAAATATTTGGGCAGCTCACCGTATGTTGGGAACACCTTTATATGACGAGTTGATTGAACCAGATACTTTAGAAAAATACTATGAGCACTCCGCGAAAACTTCGCAAGAAATTATAGATCGTTTTTCATCATGTAAAATGGTAGCAAATACATTCAGGTTTGAAGCGGGAGAAGGAATTAGTTATTCTACCACTTTATACACCAAAGGTAAATTGTATAGCTCTAAAAAGTATGCTGCAGATAAAATCATAAATAAAGTGGGTAGTGGAGATACATTTATGGGAGGTTTGTTATTTGGGATAGTTAATGGGCTGGGAAATCAGGAAACTTTGGAATTTGCAACTGCAGCTGCTTATAAGAAGTTATTTATACCAACGGATGCTACTTCAACAACTAAAGAAGAGATTTTTGAAACTATAAACAATCATGATAAATAA
- the uxaC gene encoding glucuronate isomerase: MKEGSVIPEDFLLYSKQAKALYHDYAKDMPIIDYHNHLPPNEIAENKKFKTITEIWLKGDHYKWRAMRAMGVDERYITGDASDLEKFKAWAKIVPAVIRNPLFHWTHMELKNPFGINKFLNEDSAEEIYHHCNELLAQDNFSTQGLLKGFNVVMVGTTDDPTDSLEYHKTLLNSDFSIKVKPSFRPDKSLIIGDAGNYRAYIAKLSQASGVDIKDVDSLVAALRNRIEFFAEHGASISDHGLNTVPSKISLTAAQKEEFKKFLAGAVDSFSDVDAFAGYVLTEVSKIYHEKDWVQQFHLGAIRNNNHGQMKRLGPDTGYDSIADYPQAQSLSNFLGNLSLEDQLAKTIIYNLNPADNDVFATMIGNFQDGKTRGKMQFGSGWWFLDQKDGMEKQLNSLSNMGVLSTFVGMLTDSRSFLSYSRHEYFRRILCNLLGNEMENGQIPDDEKWIGKIVQDICFNNAKNYFNL, from the coding sequence ATGAAAGAAGGTTCGGTTATTCCAGAAGATTTTTTATTGTATTCAAAACAGGCAAAAGCATTATATCATGATTATGCTAAGGATATGCCTATTATAGATTATCACAACCATCTTCCTCCTAACGAAATTGCGGAGAACAAGAAGTTCAAAACAATTACTGAGATATGGTTAAAAGGTGACCATTATAAATGGCGAGCTATGAGAGCCATGGGAGTGGATGAAAGATATATTACCGGTGATGCCAGTGATCTGGAAAAATTTAAAGCCTGGGCTAAAATTGTTCCTGCAGTAATCAGAAATCCATTGTTCCATTGGACGCATATGGAGCTGAAAAATCCGTTTGGAATAAATAAATTTTTAAACGAGGATTCAGCTGAAGAAATTTATCATCATTGTAACGAGCTGTTAGCTCAGGATAACTTCTCTACACAAGGTTTGTTAAAAGGTTTTAATGTAGTAATGGTTGGTACAACTGATGACCCAACGGATTCGTTAGAGTACCACAAAACCTTATTAAACAGTGATTTTTCTATAAAAGTAAAGCCATCTTTCAGACCGGATAAATCATTAATTATTGGCGATGCAGGTAATTACAGAGCATATATAGCAAAATTATCTCAGGCGTCAGGTGTAGACATAAAAGATGTTGATTCACTGGTTGCAGCTTTAAGAAACAGAATTGAATTCTTTGCGGAGCATGGTGCTTCAATTTCTGACCACGGATTGAATACTGTTCCATCTAAGATTTCTCTTACTGCAGCACAAAAAGAAGAATTTAAAAAGTTCTTAGCTGGTGCCGTAGACTCTTTTTCTGATGTAGATGCATTTGCAGGTTACGTTCTAACAGAAGTTAGTAAAATTTATCATGAAAAAGATTGGGTGCAGCAATTTCATTTAGGTGCTATTAGAAATAATAACCACGGACAAATGAAAAGGTTAGGTCCGGATACAGGTTATGATTCAATTGCCGATTATCCACAGGCACAAAGTCTTTCTAATTTCTTAGGGAATTTAAGTTTAGAAGATCAATTGGCGAAAACAATTATCTATAATCTGAACCCTGCTGATAACGATGTTTTTGCAACTATGATTGGTAATTTCCAAGACGGAAAGACCAGAGGTAAGATGCAGTTCGGATCGGGCTGGTGGTTCCTTGATCAGAAAGATGGAATGGAAAAACAATTAAATTCTCTTTCAAATATGGGGGTTTTGAGTACATTTGTTGGTATGCTGACAGATTCCAGAAGTTTCTTGTCTTACTCTAGACACGAATATTTCAGAAGAATTTTATGTAATCTGTTAGGGAACGAAATGGAAAATGGACAAATTCCTGATGATGAGAAATGGATTGGTAAGATAGTTCAGGACATTTGTTTTAACAATGCAAAAAACTATTTTAATTTATAA
- a CDS encoding UxaA family hydrolase, with translation MKHIVLKVNPNDNVLVALTDLNKGEVIHYGGEDFVLSDNVQAKHKFLTQDLSKGDEVIMYGVLVGKVQEDLKKGSVLTTANLKHAALGFETSEERKTTWNTPDVSAWKDKTFKGYHRADGSVGTGNYWLVVPMVFCENRNLDVLKEALIEPLGYGRKNDYLSQADKLIAMYRTGAKPSDLLETEVFVETQSDKSNRVFPNVDGIKFLKHDGGCGGIRQDAETLCGLLAGYITHPNVAGATVLSLGCQNAQVSILQKEIAKRDANFSKPLYILEQQQVGKEADLISEALKQTMAGLAQANENVRKDAPLSKITIGLECGGSDGFSGISANPAIGYTSDLLIALGGSVILAEFPELCGVEQNLSDRCITVNEAERFSNLMRTYEQRAEEAGSGFDMNPSPGNIKDGLITDAIKSAGAAKKGGTSPVVEVLDYPEKVTKPGLNLLCTPGNDVESTTAEVGSGANVVLFTTGLGTPTGNPITPVIKISSNTALFNKMSDIIDINTGTIIEGEETIEEAGARILDYVIAVASGEIEVSAVKHGQDDFIPWKRGVSL, from the coding sequence ATGAAACATATAGTGTTGAAGGTAAATCCGAATGATAACGTATTGGTTGCATTAACGGATTTGAACAAAGGAGAGGTTATTCACTACGGCGGAGAGGATTTTGTACTTTCCGACAATGTGCAGGCAAAACATAAATTTCTTACTCAAGACCTGTCAAAAGGTGATGAAGTAATTATGTATGGTGTTCTTGTTGGGAAAGTACAGGAAGATTTAAAGAAGGGAAGCGTGTTAACGACAGCGAACCTGAAACATGCTGCTTTAGGTTTTGAGACTAGCGAAGAGAGAAAAACAACATGGAATACTCCGGATGTGTCTGCGTGGAAAGACAAAACTTTTAAAGGTTACCACCGGGCAGATGGAAGTGTTGGAACAGGAAATTACTGGTTAGTTGTACCTATGGTTTTCTGCGAAAACAGAAATCTGGATGTATTAAAAGAAGCTTTAATAGAGCCTTTGGGATACGGTCGCAAAAATGATTATCTGTCTCAGGCTGATAAACTGATAGCTATGTATCGCACCGGTGCAAAACCGAGTGATCTTTTAGAAACAGAAGTTTTTGTTGAGACGCAGAGTGATAAATCCAATAGAGTTTTTCCTAATGTAGATGGAATAAAATTCCTGAAACATGATGGTGGCTGTGGAGGAATCAGACAAGATGCGGAAACATTATGCGGCCTTTTGGCAGGATACATTACCCATCCTAACGTAGCGGGAGCAACCGTTTTAAGCTTAGGCTGTCAAAATGCGCAGGTTTCTATTTTACAAAAAGAGATTGCTAAAAGAGACGCAAACTTTTCTAAACCATTATATATTTTAGAGCAACAGCAGGTAGGGAAAGAGGCTGATTTAATTTCTGAAGCCTTAAAACAAACTATGGCAGGTTTAGCACAAGCAAATGAGAATGTAAGAAAAGATGCTCCTTTAAGCAAAATCACTATAGGTTTAGAATGTGGTGGATCTGACGGATTCTCGGGTATTTCTGCAAATCCGGCTATTGGTTATACATCAGATTTGTTAATCGCTTTAGGTGGATCGGTGATTTTGGCCGAATTCCCTGAACTTTGTGGAGTAGAACAAAATTTAAGCGACAGATGCATAACGGTAAACGAAGCCGAACGCTTTTCTAACCTGATGCGTACTTACGAGCAAAGAGCAGAAGAGGCAGGTTCTGGCTTTGATATGAACCCATCTCCGGGGAATATCAAAGATGGCTTAATAACCGATGCGATAAAATCTGCTGGAGCAGCAAAAAAAGGAGGGACTTCTCCGGTTGTAGAGGTTTTAGATTATCCGGAAAAAGTGACTAAACCAGGTTTAAATCTGTTATGTACACCGGGAAATGATGTAGAAAGTACCACGGCAGAAGTTGGATCTGGGGCGAACGTAGTATTGTTTACCACAGGTTTAGGTACCCCAACTGGAAACCCGATTACTCCCGTAATTAAAATAAGCAGTAATACTGCACTTTTCAATAAGATGAGTGATATCATCGATATCAATACCGGAACAATTATAGAAGGTGAAGAAACTATTGAGGAAGCAGGTGCCAGGATTCTGGATTATGTTATCGCGGTAGCGAGCGGAGAAATAGAAGTAAGTGCCGTAAAACACGGACAGGACGATTTTATTCCATGGAAAAGAGGAGTGAGTTTGTAA
- a CDS encoding tagaturonate reductase → MELLSREQLKTKNSNLICPPVSTLELPEKVLQFGTGVLLRGLPNYYINKANLEGNFNGRVVVVKSTDQGGTNDFDQQNNLYTICIRGIQNGEKKEENQLVSAISRVLTASNQWEEILDFAASPSLEVVISNTTEVGICLEEDNVHSQPPVSFPGKLLAVLYHRYKMYNGSKDRGLVIVPTELIPDNGTKLKEIIIELALQNQLPEDFITWLETCNHFCNSLVDRIVPGKPHADMKQPLEQELGYKDQLLIMSEVYSLWAIEGNEKVKDVLSFAKSDSGVVVTPDIGLHRELKMRLLNGTHTLSSGIAFLSGFSTVKLAMDDSDVFAYVENLMKQEIAKSIPYEVDEQMAIDFADNVIDRFKNPHIEHKWISITMNYTSKLAMRVIPLLLNYVKKFNSVPELMALGFAAYIAFMNGYEKDGKYYGEVDGEEYPINDDKAAQVIALWDKNGREGVVKAILSNQKLWGTDLTEIEDFEMVVNGYLQNILDQSVLSALNSQTV, encoded by the coding sequence ATGGAGTTATTAAGTAGAGAGCAGCTAAAAACAAAAAACAGTAATTTGATTTGTCCCCCAGTTAGCACCCTGGAGTTACCAGAAAAAGTTTTGCAGTTTGGAACTGGAGTTTTGTTGAGAGGATTACCTAATTATTATATTAATAAAGCAAATTTAGAAGGAAACTTTAACGGACGTGTAGTCGTAGTAAAGTCAACTGATCAGGGCGGTACAAACGATTTTGATCAACAAAATAATTTATACACTATTTGCATCAGAGGAATTCAAAACGGAGAGAAAAAAGAGGAGAATCAGCTGGTTTCTGCAATAAGCAGGGTACTTACGGCGAGTAATCAATGGGAAGAAATTCTGGATTTTGCAGCAAGTCCCAGTTTAGAAGTAGTAATATCCAACACCACAGAGGTAGGCATTTGTTTAGAAGAAGACAATGTACACAGCCAGCCACCGGTTTCTTTTCCCGGGAAATTATTGGCGGTTCTTTACCATCGTTATAAAATGTACAACGGTTCTAAAGACAGGGGCTTGGTAATAGTTCCAACAGAGCTGATTCCAGATAACGGGACAAAATTAAAAGAGATTATTATTGAGCTGGCACTTCAAAATCAACTTCCTGAAGATTTTATTACCTGGCTTGAGACATGTAATCATTTTTGTAATTCACTGGTAGATAGAATAGTGCCTGGAAAACCTCATGCTGATATGAAACAGCCTTTAGAACAAGAATTGGGTTATAAAGACCAGCTGTTGATTATGTCTGAAGTTTATAGCTTATGGGCTATCGAAGGGAATGAAAAAGTAAAAGATGTTTTGAGTTTTGCGAAGTCTGATTCGGGTGTTGTAGTTACACCGGATATAGGTTTACATCGTGAACTAAAAATGCGATTGTTGAACGGAACACATACATTAAGCAGTGGTATTGCTTTTTTATCTGGGTTTTCAACCGTGAAACTGGCAATGGACGATTCCGACGTTTTTGCATATGTAGAGAATTTGATGAAGCAGGAAATTGCCAAATCTATTCCTTATGAGGTTGATGAGCAGATGGCAATTGATTTTGCAGATAATGTGATAGATCGTTTTAAAAATCCACATATCGAGCATAAATGGATTAGTATAACTATGAACTATACTTCTAAGTTAGCTATGCGTGTTATTCCCTTGTTGCTAAATTATGTAAAGAAATTTAATTCGGTTCCTGAATTAATGGCATTAGGTTTTGCTGCTTATATCGCATTTATGAATGGTTATGAGAAAGATGGCAAATACTATGGAGAAGTAGACGGCGAAGAATATCCAATTAATGATGATAAAGCTGCACAGGTAATAGCGTTGTGGGATAAAAACGGAAGAGAAGGTGTAGTTAAAGCGATTCTGAGTAATCAGAAATTGTGGGGTACCGATTTAACAGAAATCGAAGACTTTGAAATGGTAGTAAACGGTTATTTACAAAATATATTAGATCAATCTGTATTGTCGGCATTAAATAGCCAGACAGTGTAG
- a CDS encoding glycoside hydrolase family 88 protein yields the protein MKAFIKKIGTISLVALLSLNVSVAQQKGESNISEEIAKTIMSKWPYPIENESRRVKWTYETGVFLEGITDVWESTAKKEYFDYLQKAMDTYVDESGNIKTYKLEDYNIDNVKTGRTLLLLYRVTGKQKYFKAAEQLKKQLDQQPRTKAGSFWHKKIYPNQVWLDGLYMGMPFYTEWAYMFNETKIYTDVANQFAHIEKEARDPKTGLIYHAWDESREQRWANKETGNSPHFWGRAMGWYGIAMIDVLDYFPKDHPGRKQIIDILNRYAEAVTKVQDKKSGLWYQVMDMPTRERNYEEASASSMFVYALAKGVRLGYLPNKYEAVAQKGYEGIKKKFLERGADGLLHLNGTVSVAGLGGNPYRDGSYDYYMSEKVVQDDPKGIGAFLMTASEMEIRNLPQVGKGKTVTLDNYFNNEFRKNILGQTESYHYVWDELDNNGFSLWGLNFAKRGATLETLKQAPTAKNLANTAVYIIVDPDDASETANPNFMDTQSVENLKAWVKKGGVLVLMANDDKHCELKKFNALPRAFGMEFKEELKNPVTGSQYEMGAIHVPANNEIFKQAKKLYLKEISTLNIKSPAKSVLDHNGDVAMAVAKYGKGTVFAVGDPWLYNEYIDGRKLPASFDNFKASEELATWLLKQSTIKSKK from the coding sequence ATGAAGGCTTTTATAAAAAAGATTGGAACAATTTCTTTGGTAGCGTTGCTGAGTTTAAACGTTTCTGTTGCTCAACAGAAGGGCGAATCAAATATCTCGGAAGAGATTGCGAAAACGATAATGTCTAAATGGCCCTATCCCATTGAGAACGAAAGCAGAAGAGTGAAATGGACTTACGAAACCGGAGTTTTTCTGGAAGGTATAACAGATGTTTGGGAAAGTACCGCAAAAAAAGAGTATTTCGACTATCTGCAAAAAGCTATGGATACCTATGTAGATGAAAGTGGAAATATTAAGACTTACAAACTGGAAGACTATAATATTGATAACGTAAAAACCGGGAGAACACTTTTATTGCTTTACCGGGTGACGGGGAAGCAGAAATATTTTAAAGCTGCAGAACAACTTAAAAAACAATTAGACCAGCAACCAAGAACGAAAGCAGGTAGTTTTTGGCATAAAAAGATATATCCAAATCAGGTTTGGTTAGATGGTTTATATATGGGAATGCCTTTTTATACAGAATGGGCCTACATGTTTAATGAAACAAAAATTTATACTGATGTAGCCAATCAGTTTGCACATATCGAAAAAGAAGCGAGAGATCCAAAAACAGGGTTAATTTACCACGCGTGGGACGAATCGAGAGAACAAAGATGGGCAAATAAAGAAACAGGAAATTCGCCTCATTTTTGGGGAAGAGCAATGGGATGGTATGGTATAGCAATGATTGACGTATTGGATTATTTTCCTAAAGATCATCCCGGAAGGAAGCAGATTATAGATATTTTAAACCGTTACGCCGAAGCGGTAACAAAAGTGCAGGATAAAAAATCCGGACTTTGGTATCAGGTAATGGATATGCCTACCAGAGAGCGTAATTATGAAGAAGCGTCGGCATCGAGCATGTTTGTATATGCTTTGGCGAAAGGAGTTAGATTAGGCTATCTTCCAAATAAATATGAAGCTGTTGCTCAGAAAGGATATGAAGGAATTAAAAAGAAATTTTTAGAGCGCGGAGCAGATGGTCTATTGCATTTAAATGGAACAGTAAGCGTGGCCGGTTTGGGCGGAAATCCATATCGTGATGGTAGTTACGACTACTATATGAGCGAAAAAGTTGTGCAGGATGATCCCAAAGGAATTGGTGCTTTCCTGATGACGGCAAGCGAAATGGAGATCAGAAATCTTCCGCAAGTTGGAAAAGGAAAGACAGTAACATTAGACAATTATTTTAATAATGAGTTCCGTAAAAACATATTAGGGCAAACAGAGAGCTATCACTATGTTTGGGATGAGTTAGACAATAATGGTTTCTCACTATGGGGGCTAAATTTTGCTAAACGAGGAGCGACTTTGGAAACACTTAAACAAGCACCTACCGCTAAAAATCTGGCAAATACAGCAGTTTATATTATCGTTGATCCGGATGATGCAAGTGAAACGGCTAATCCAAATTTTATGGACACTCAATCTGTAGAAAATTTAAAAGCATGGGTTAAAAAAGGTGGTGTTTTGGTTCTGATGGCTAATGACGATAAGCATTGTGAGCTAAAAAAATTCAATGCGTTGCCACGTGCTTTCGGGATGGAATTTAAAGAAGAATTGAAAAATCCGGTAACGGGAAGTCAATATGAAATGGGAGCAATTCATGTTCCAGCTAACAACGAAATTTTCAAACAAGCGAAAAAGTTATATCTGAAAGAAATCAGTACGTTAAATATAAAATCACCAGCTAAGTCTGTTTTAGATCATAATGGTGATGTGGCAATGGCTGTAGCAAAATATGGCAAGGGAACTGTTTTCGCAGTTGGAGACCCATGGTTATATAATGAATACATAGATGGTAGAAAACTACCTGCTAGTTTTGACAATTTTAAAGCAAGCGAAGAATTAGCAACATGGTTGCTGAAGCAAAGTACAATTAAATCAAAAAAATAG